In the genome of Cutibacterium equinum, one region contains:
- a CDS encoding sulfite exporter TauE/SafE family protein, with the protein MTSWVFAGLVLAAFTAGWINAVVGGGGLIMLPSLLVGLPTETPIATVVGTNKVAQVVGNLTAGVGYLRKQRPDWPMFLSAVGLAAIGAVIGARIVTYMSRAVYTPVLLVILVVIGVYTWRRPALGVNSDGEGRRHPVLVAMMGLVLGCYDGAIGPGVGTFWVLTYVAVGGYSFLKASGMAKICNAVTNLVTITTLAVHGHVWWHVAWPLVIANVVGGFIGTRTALKHGNAFIRTMFLIITSVLAIRMLVQLIWGI; encoded by the coding sequence GTGACGTCGTGGGTCTTTGCCGGTCTTGTTCTCGCCGCCTTTACTGCGGGCTGGATCAATGCCGTCGTCGGGGGCGGTGGTCTCATCATGTTGCCCTCACTGCTGGTCGGCCTGCCGACCGAGACCCCGATCGCCACGGTGGTGGGCACGAACAAGGTGGCCCAGGTCGTCGGCAACCTCACCGCCGGTGTCGGGTACCTGCGCAAGCAGCGTCCGGACTGGCCGATGTTCCTCTCGGCGGTTGGCCTGGCCGCCATCGGAGCGGTGATCGGTGCTCGGATTGTCACCTACATGTCACGGGCGGTCTACACGCCGGTCCTGCTCGTCATCCTCGTGGTCATAGGGGTTTACACGTGGAGACGACCTGCCCTGGGGGTGAACTCGGACGGGGAAGGCCGACGACATCCGGTGCTGGTTGCGATGATGGGGCTGGTTCTGGGTTGCTACGACGGAGCCATCGGACCGGGGGTCGGGACCTTCTGGGTTCTCACCTACGTCGCAGTGGGTGGCTATTCCTTCCTCAAGGCCTCGGGAATGGCGAAGATCTGCAACGCCGTGACGAACCTCGTCACCATCACCACGCTGGCCGTGCACGGCCACGTCTGGTGGCATGTCGCCTGGCCGCTCGTCATCGCCAACGTCGTCGGTGGATTCATCGGCACTCGAACTGCCCTGAAACATGGCAATGCCTTCATCCGGACGATGTTCCTCATCATCACCAGCGTGCTGGCGATACGGATGCTGGTTCAGTTGATCTGGGGAATCTGA
- the truB gene encoding tRNA pseudouridine(55) synthase TruB: MKANPDVASGVLVVDKPAGVTSHQVVGRVRRLMGTRKVGHAGTLDPMATGVLVVGVNRATRLLGHLSLHDKDYTATMRLGVSTVTDDAEGDVTATTDASGIADEDIIAAMSRQTGDIQQVPTAVSAIKVNGQRAYAKVRAGEDVVLKPRAVTVSRFEAMTIRRHDEVIDVDVAVTCSSGTYVRALARDVGADLGVGGHLTALRRTRIGPFDLTAACPDIFADDAVSPTPMTMAEAAQLSFPVVEVTQDQESAIRVGRSLDLTVPADVTAMLAPTGELLALYRPDDREQGRSRAICVLV, translated from the coding sequence ATGAAGGCCAATCCCGACGTCGCCTCTGGTGTTCTCGTCGTCGACAAACCAGCCGGAGTGACTTCCCATCAGGTCGTCGGGCGGGTGCGTCGCCTCATGGGCACCCGCAAGGTCGGACATGCCGGGACCCTGGACCCCATGGCCACCGGGGTGCTCGTCGTCGGGGTCAACCGCGCCACGAGACTGCTGGGCCATCTGTCCCTGCACGACAAGGACTACACCGCCACCATGAGGCTGGGGGTGAGCACCGTCACCGACGACGCCGAGGGAGACGTCACGGCCACCACCGACGCGTCTGGGATCGCTGACGAGGACATCATCGCCGCAATGTCACGCCAGACCGGCGACATTCAGCAGGTTCCCACCGCCGTCAGTGCGATCAAGGTCAACGGTCAGCGCGCTTACGCCAAGGTGCGTGCCGGGGAGGACGTCGTCCTGAAACCGCGTGCGGTGACCGTCTCCCGATTCGAGGCGATGACGATACGGCGCCACGACGAAGTGATCGACGTCGACGTCGCGGTCACCTGTTCTTCGGGAACCTACGTGAGGGCACTGGCCCGCGACGTCGGGGCGGATCTGGGGGTCGGGGGTCATCTCACGGCTCTGCGGCGGACCCGAATCGGACCTTTCGATCTCACCGCGGCTTGCCCGGACATCTTCGCCGACGATGCCGTCTCGCCCACACCGATGACGATGGCCGAGGCTGCGCAGTTGAGTTTCCCCGTCGTCGAGGTCACGCAGGACCAGGAGTCCGCCATCCGGGTGGGCAGGAGCCTTGACCTCACCGTCCCCGCAGACGTCACCGCCATGCTGGCCCCAACAGGAGAGTTGCTGGCCCTCTACCGACCCGACGACCGGGAGCAGGGCCGGAGTCGGGCAATCTGCGTGCTGGTGTGA
- the nusA gene encoding transcription termination factor NusA, which translates to MDIDLSALRMIERDKDIPLEYLLTTLEDALLNAYDKTEAPVKGAKVELDRKTGNVAVMIPEKNEEGEVIGWYDGTPDDFGRVAAATARQVIFQRLREAEDEQKYGHFVAVEGDVITGVIQQSYRDTRTVRVDLGALEGIMPPAEQVPGEDYSHGRRIRVYVVAVRKEARGPQVIVSRTHPNLVRKLFAMEVPEIEQGVVEIKALAREAGHRSKIAVVSHNPDVSAKGACIGPMGQRVRAVMHELGEEKIDIIDWSEDPAEFVGAALSPAKVASVTVVDLKAKAARAVVPDYQLSLAIGREGQNARLAARLTGWRIDIRPDNQV; encoded by the coding sequence ATGGACATCGACCTGTCGGCCCTGCGCATGATCGAGCGGGACAAGGACATCCCGCTCGAGTACTTGCTGACCACCTTGGAGGACGCCCTCCTCAACGCATACGACAAGACGGAGGCTCCTGTGAAGGGGGCCAAGGTCGAGCTTGATCGCAAGACCGGAAACGTCGCCGTCATGATCCCGGAGAAGAACGAGGAAGGGGAGGTCATCGGTTGGTATGACGGCACCCCTGACGACTTCGGTCGGGTGGCTGCCGCGACGGCTCGGCAGGTGATATTCCAGCGTCTGCGCGAGGCCGAGGACGAGCAGAAGTACGGCCATTTCGTGGCTGTCGAGGGCGACGTCATCACCGGCGTCATCCAGCAGTCCTACCGCGACACTCGTACGGTTCGCGTCGACCTGGGTGCCCTCGAGGGCATCATGCCCCCGGCCGAGCAGGTTCCCGGTGAGGACTATTCGCATGGCCGTCGCATCCGCGTCTACGTCGTGGCAGTGCGCAAGGAGGCTCGTGGCCCCCAGGTGATCGTCTCGCGCACCCACCCGAACCTGGTGCGCAAGCTTTTCGCCATGGAGGTGCCCGAGATCGAGCAGGGTGTCGTCGAGATCAAGGCGTTGGCTCGTGAGGCCGGTCATCGCTCCAAGATCGCCGTCGTCTCGCACAATCCTGACGTCTCGGCCAAGGGTGCCTGCATCGGCCCGATGGGTCAGCGAGTGCGTGCTGTCATGCACGAGTTGGGGGAAGAGAAGATCGACATCATCGACTGGTCGGAGGATCCCGCCGAGTTCGTGGGTGCGGCTCTTTCGCCTGCCAAGGTGGCGTCGGTGACGGTCGTCGATCTCAAGGCCAAGGCAGCCAGGGCGGTCGTCCCGGATTACCAGCTCTCCTTGGCGATCGGACGCGAGGGCCAGAACGCTCGGCTGGCGGCTCGCCTCACGGGATGGCGTATCGACATTCGTCCTGACAACCAGGTCTGA
- a CDS encoding conjugal transfer protein TraL produces the protein MKACLRQAVWSGLGLAVLWVATSIGLMHMYPRAWKSFALTTGSVSVDTVILSPVCCGVGVAYGARLRRAGVTRTSRAWPRSATAAIVTTWVVGVGAVLLLAVGVTTAILAVVASGDADPRLVMGSVLTAMAATAFLALGAVLGVAAGSYLLAAVAAIAVYLVAGAVPEAYDLLIGWSGPAAIDGAPSHLTWHAIALWAGLDCAVIVVSLLLVAVITTPGGGPWWRWLTATILVAVVIVDAAATIRLEEVWTTTDDWRCREVGKHGSMACVSGDLSWRLEEYATAMGRVDDLLMSAGVQERIVYAPEGGPGKAGYLPVWTHVSTSSTAREWAGDLTAPLLGDNLLGVEDSTSSQCDGAIEIFDDALVSVMDGQPLAPDSLRSMVSQVRACL, from the coding sequence ATGAAAGCCTGTCTTCGGCAGGCCGTTTGGTCTGGGCTGGGGCTTGCCGTGTTGTGGGTCGCCACGAGCATTGGCCTGATGCACATGTATCCCCGCGCGTGGAAGTCCTTCGCCTTGACGACGGGGAGTGTCTCGGTGGACACGGTCATCCTGTCTCCAGTGTGCTGCGGAGTCGGGGTGGCATACGGTGCCCGTCTTCGCCGCGCCGGGGTCACGCGTACATCCCGAGCCTGGCCGCGCAGCGCCACCGCCGCCATCGTCACCACCTGGGTGGTGGGTGTCGGAGCCGTTCTGCTCCTGGCTGTGGGGGTAACGACCGCAATCCTCGCAGTGGTGGCTTCCGGTGACGCCGATCCGCGACTCGTGATGGGTTCGGTCCTCACCGCCATGGCCGCCACGGCATTCCTGGCCCTAGGGGCCGTCCTTGGAGTGGCGGCTGGTTCCTATCTGCTCGCCGCTGTCGCTGCCATCGCGGTCTACTTGGTGGCGGGGGCCGTTCCTGAGGCCTATGACCTGCTCATCGGATGGTCTGGTCCTGCGGCCATCGACGGCGCCCCTTCGCATCTCACCTGGCACGCCATCGCGTTGTGGGCTGGACTCGATTGTGCCGTCATCGTCGTCTCCTTGCTGCTCGTGGCCGTGATCACGACACCCGGTGGTGGGCCTTGGTGGCGGTGGCTCACGGCGACGATTCTGGTGGCAGTGGTCATCGTTGACGCCGCAGCGACTATTCGGTTGGAAGAGGTGTGGACAACCACGGATGATTGGCGGTGTCGTGAGGTCGGCAAGCACGGATCCATGGCATGCGTCTCCGGTGACCTGTCCTGGCGGCTGGAGGAGTACGCGACGGCGATGGGCCGCGTCGATGACCTGTTGATGAGCGCCGGGGTCCAGGAGCGCATTGTCTACGCCCCCGAGGGAGGGCCGGGGAAGGCCGGTTACCTGCCGGTGTGGACGCACGTGTCGACCTCGTCCACGGCGAGAGAATGGGCCGGGGATCTCACCGCACCCCTGCTGGGTGACAATCTGTTGGGTGTCGAGGATTCCACGTCCTCACAGTGTGACGGGGCGATCGAGATCTTTGACGACGCACTGGTGTCGGTGATGGATGGCCAGCCCCTCGCCCCGGACTCGCTGCGATCCATGGTGTCACAGGTGAGGGCTTGTCTATGA
- the rimP gene encoding ribosome maturation factor RimP, with amino-acid sequence MNAERLTGLLEPVVSQLGLELDRVEAVSAGRRRVVRVTVDGDGPDGHGPSLDEISEATAEISRRLDDSGAMGESPYTLEVSSRGVSTPLTQPRHYRRNVGRLVRFTLNPDEGHTSGETFEGRIAEATEDKVTLEVEAENSKPHKPVYTTREIHLSDVAKAVVQVELNRRDAQASEEEN; translated from the coding sequence ATGAATGCAGAGAGGCTCACCGGCCTGCTGGAACCGGTCGTGTCCCAGCTCGGGCTCGAACTGGATCGCGTCGAGGCCGTGTCTGCCGGACGACGCCGCGTGGTGCGAGTGACCGTTGACGGGGATGGCCCCGACGGCCACGGACCCAGCTTGGACGAGATTTCCGAGGCCACTGCCGAGATATCCCGTCGCCTCGATGATTCCGGGGCCATGGGGGAGTCGCCCTACACCTTGGAGGTGTCATCGCGAGGAGTCTCGACCCCGTTGACCCAGCCGCGGCACTACCGACGCAATGTCGGACGTTTGGTGCGGTTCACCCTCAATCCTGATGAGGGTCACACATCCGGGGAGACCTTCGAGGGGCGCATTGCTGAGGCCACCGAGGACAAGGTCACCCTCGAGGTCGAGGCAGAGAACTCGAAGCCCCACAAGCCCGTGTACACCACCCGTGAGATCCACCTGTCCGACGTGGCGAAGGCTGTTGTCCAGGTGGAACTCAATCGTCGCGACGCGCAGGCGTCGGAGGAGGAGAACTGA
- a CDS encoding YlxR family protein: protein MTRRPQRTCVGCRRVDDPAHMRRYVLVDGVVVADPTGSAAGRGAHVHPDDECWRRAVAGGFARSFRQRVRVECSESDSSPTR from the coding sequence GTGACCAGACGACCCCAACGCACCTGCGTCGGCTGCCGACGCGTCGACGATCCAGCCCACATGAGGCGTTACGTCCTGGTTGATGGGGTTGTCGTGGCCGACCCGACTGGCAGTGCTGCTGGCAGGGGAGCGCACGTCCACCCTGACGACGAGTGTTGGAGACGTGCCGTGGCTGGAGGATTTGCCCGATCCTTCCGACAACGCGTCAGGGTCGAGTGCAGCGAATCAGACAGCTCACCAACGCGCTGA
- the infB gene encoding translation initiation factor IF-2, with translation MAKVRVYELAKELGLSSKQLLGKLNDMGEFVRSASSTIEAPVVRRLRDQIGSAEPSGDTKPAKPAARTPQAAPKEPRKETPSAKPAPGPKPTPGPKPGPSQRPTPGPRRGPNGGPEPGRSSAARTSATPRPGLMKPSGGSKQETPAPRSDAKPAPKPGHNAAKPHAPAPGPKPGAPAKSGPQKPGARPGPRPGGSGGLPSGARPGPRPGAGRRTGTPRPGNNPFASSQGMGQSRHRPEGGQRSGGAPRPGQGERMPRPGGSQGLRGGSGIPRPNPAMMPKHQSSQIGQTNNGRGGRGGGRGRGGSRGGGGFGAGFGAGGPQGPVGGGRGGRGGRGTQGAFGRGGSRRGRKSRKQRRQEFDEMQAPLVGGVRVRKGDGETIRLRRGASLTDLAEKINAEPAQLVQVLFNLGEMVTATQSVSDDTLEILGGELNYAIQVVSPEDEDRELLESFDLEFGEDEGDEEDLVARPPVVTVMGHVDHGKTKLLDALRHSDVVQGEAGGITQAIGAYQVETEVDGAERAITFIDTPGHEAFTAMRARGAKSTDIAVLVVAADDGVMPQTIEALNHAKAADVPVVVAVNKIDKPESDPDKVRGQLTEYGLVPEEYGGDTMFVNVSARTHEGLDDLLEAIILTADAALDLRANPDMPAQGVAIEAHLDKGRGPVATALIQRGTLHIGDSIVAGSSYGRVRAMINDQGENVDEAAPAMPVQVLGLTSVPGAGDNFLVVDDDRMARQIAEKREARMRAAQQAKSSRRKTLDQLFEQLEKGETEELLLILKGDGAGSVEALEDALAKIDVGEEVDLRVIDRGVGAITETNVSLAAASNAVIVGFNVRPTAHAQRMADEENVDIRYYSVIYDAIDEIEAALRGMLKPIYEEKAMGTAEIRQIFRSSKVGTIAGCMITDGIIRRHAKARLVRDGVVIQETEINTLQREKDAVTEVREGYECGLTLTNYSDIRVGDEIQCYEMVEKPRD, from the coding sequence GTGGCCAAGGTCCGCGTCTATGAGCTCGCGAAGGAGCTCGGACTGTCAAGCAAGCAGCTTCTGGGGAAGCTCAACGACATGGGCGAGTTCGTCCGATCGGCTTCCTCAACCATTGAGGCACCAGTTGTGCGGCGACTGCGTGACCAGATCGGTTCGGCTGAGCCGTCTGGTGACACCAAGCCCGCGAAGCCTGCGGCTCGTACCCCGCAGGCAGCACCGAAGGAACCCCGCAAGGAGACCCCATCAGCCAAGCCGGCCCCCGGGCCGAAGCCGACTCCTGGCCCCAAGCCGGGCCCTTCGCAAAGGCCGACACCTGGCCCTCGTCGCGGCCCCAACGGTGGGCCGGAGCCTGGTCGTAGCTCTGCAGCTCGCACCAGCGCAACCCCGCGTCCGGGTCTCATGAAGCCTTCCGGTGGCTCCAAGCAGGAGACCCCGGCGCCGAGGAGTGACGCCAAGCCGGCTCCCAAGCCTGGTCACAACGCCGCCAAGCCCCATGCTCCTGCCCCCGGTCCCAAGCCGGGTGCGCCGGCCAAGTCCGGCCCGCAGAAGCCGGGTGCCCGTCCGGGCCCGCGTCCGGGTGGGTCTGGTGGCCTGCCGTCGGGTGCTCGCCCCGGTCCGCGTCCGGGTGCTGGTCGTCGCACTGGCACCCCGCGTCCTGGAAACAATCCGTTCGCCTCCAGCCAGGGAATGGGGCAGTCGCGTCATCGTCCCGAGGGTGGACAGCGTTCCGGTGGAGCTCCACGTCCAGGCCAGGGTGAGCGTATGCCGCGTCCGGGCGGCAGCCAGGGGTTGCGTGGCGGGTCCGGCATCCCTCGTCCGAACCCGGCCATGATGCCCAAGCATCAGTCCTCCCAGATCGGCCAGACGAACAATGGTCGTGGTGGACGCGGCGGTGGCCGTGGCCGTGGTGGATCCCGTGGTGGCGGCGGTTTCGGCGCAGGTTTCGGTGCAGGAGGACCCCAAGGTCCCGTCGGCGGTGGCCGCGGAGGTCGCGGCGGGCGTGGTACCCAGGGTGCCTTCGGTCGCGGTGGTTCCCGTCGTGGTCGCAAGTCACGCAAGCAGCGCAGGCAAGAGTTCGATGAGATGCAGGCGCCGCTGGTCGGCGGTGTGCGCGTTCGCAAGGGTGATGGCGAGACCATCCGACTGCGTCGTGGTGCCTCGCTGACTGATCTTGCTGAGAAGATCAATGCCGAGCCGGCACAGCTGGTGCAGGTGCTGTTCAACCTGGGCGAGATGGTCACGGCCACCCAGTCGGTGTCCGACGACACCCTCGAGATCCTGGGCGGCGAGCTCAACTATGCCATTCAGGTCGTCTCCCCCGAGGACGAGGATCGCGAGCTGCTGGAGTCCTTCGACCTTGAGTTCGGCGAGGACGAGGGCGATGAGGAGGATCTTGTCGCGCGTCCGCCGGTCGTCACCGTCATGGGCCACGTCGACCACGGCAAGACGAAGCTGTTGGACGCCCTGCGTCACAGCGATGTCGTCCAGGGCGAGGCGGGTGGCATCACCCAGGCCATCGGTGCTTACCAGGTCGAGACTGAGGTTGACGGCGCCGAGCGTGCCATCACTTTCATCGACACCCCGGGTCACGAGGCCTTCACGGCCATGCGTGCCCGTGGCGCCAAGTCCACCGACATCGCGGTGCTGGTTGTTGCTGCCGATGACGGTGTCATGCCGCAGACCATCGAGGCGTTGAACCACGCCAAGGCCGCTGATGTGCCGGTCGTCGTGGCCGTCAACAAGATTGACAAGCCCGAATCCGACCCGGACAAGGTGCGCGGACAGCTCACCGAGTACGGCCTGGTTCCTGAGGAGTACGGCGGCGACACCATGTTCGTCAACGTCTCTGCTCGCACCCACGAAGGTCTTGACGATCTCCTTGAAGCGATCATCCTCACCGCTGATGCTGCTCTGGACCTGCGTGCCAACCCGGACATGCCGGCTCAGGGTGTTGCCATTGAGGCCCACCTCGACAAGGGGCGTGGTCCGGTGGCCACCGCTCTCATCCAGCGCGGAACTTTGCACATCGGCGACTCGATCGTTGCTGGGTCGTCCTACGGACGTGTGCGCGCCATGATCAATGATCAGGGCGAGAATGTCGACGAGGCTGCTCCGGCCATGCCTGTGCAGGTTCTCGGCCTCACCTCGGTGCCGGGTGCCGGCGACAACTTCCTGGTTGTCGACGACGACCGGATGGCTCGCCAGATCGCCGAGAAGCGCGAGGCCCGCATGCGCGCCGCCCAGCAGGCCAAGTCGTCGCGGCGCAAGACCCTCGACCAGCTGTTCGAGCAGCTCGAGAAGGGCGAGACCGAGGAGCTGCTGCTCATCCTCAAGGGTGACGGTGCCGGCTCGGTCGAGGCCCTGGAGGATGCCCTGGCCAAGATCGACGTGGGCGAGGAGGTCGACCTGCGTGTCATCGACCGTGGCGTCGGTGCCATCACCGAGACCAACGTCTCGCTGGCTGCTGCCTCCAACGCCGTCATCGTGGGCTTCAACGTTCGTCCGACCGCCCATGCCCAGCGCATGGCCGACGAGGAGAACGTCGACATCCGCTACTACTCGGTCATCTACGACGCCATCGACGAGATCGAGGCCGCCTTGCGAGGCATGCTCAAGCCGATCTACGAGGAGAAGGCAATGGGCACCGCGGAGATCCGTCAGATCTTCCGCTCCTCGAAGGTTGGAACGATCGCGGGCTGCATGATCACCGACGGCATCATCCGTCGTCATGCCAAGGCTCGCCTCGTCCGCGACGGCGTGGTGATCCAGGAGACCGAGATCAACACGCTGCAGCGCGAGAAGGATGCCGTCACCGAGGTGCGCGAGGGGTACGAGTGTGGTCTGACCCTGACCAATTACTCCGACATTCGCGTCGGCGACGAGATCCAGTGCTACGAGATGGTCGAGAAGCCTCGAGACTGA
- a CDS encoding DUF4439 domain-containing protein, which translates to MIARRTVLASGATLGAIGLSGCSHRSEKTTPVHPTVAGTTPRVDTAAQRRDAVSHEAFLAQLATKAANSVSGGRKATYEQLAAAHRRHEQVLSQTDPFSGKTDSLTPSVSPTPLAAGQGSPDALLQHHEKAAAARYLSNCRAAGDPSQSLLWASLSVFCSAFAPDAPAPRPRPKVVPVTVGQEPLVHAQQALLTHLNALMAGLEWGIGRLEEDDPLRTWGQQRRDQVIAQRAEVRQGLREASATPTPDLPGYPMPTAPANPAATRSLWSGLEDNVLSGWGRVVAASPSSARSHAVAAMITQAEVLAHLGTGVTTWPGWV; encoded by the coding sequence ATGATCGCTCGGAGAACCGTTCTCGCCAGTGGAGCCACTCTCGGTGCCATCGGGCTATCGGGGTGCAGTCACCGGTCCGAGAAGACGACTCCGGTGCACCCAACCGTTGCCGGCACAACACCACGTGTCGACACAGCCGCACAACGTCGCGATGCCGTGTCCCACGAGGCTTTCCTGGCGCAGTTGGCGACGAAAGCCGCGAACAGCGTCAGCGGTGGCCGAAAAGCGACGTACGAGCAGCTCGCCGCTGCTCATCGTCGTCATGAGCAGGTGTTGAGCCAGACTGACCCTTTTTCAGGCAAGACGGACTCCTTGACCCCCTCGGTCTCCCCGACACCGTTGGCAGCCGGGCAAGGATCACCAGATGCCTTGCTGCAGCATCACGAAAAGGCTGCCGCGGCCCGATATCTGTCGAATTGCCGAGCCGCCGGTGACCCCTCGCAATCCCTGTTGTGGGCCAGCCTCTCGGTGTTCTGCTCGGCTTTCGCCCCCGACGCACCTGCACCACGTCCACGTCCGAAGGTGGTCCCGGTCACTGTCGGACAAGAACCTCTCGTCCACGCCCAGCAAGCACTCCTGACCCATCTCAATGCGCTCATGGCAGGCCTGGAATGGGGCATCGGCCGTCTTGAGGAAGACGATCCGCTGCGCACCTGGGGACAGCAGCGACGCGACCAGGTCATCGCCCAGCGCGCCGAGGTACGTCAAGGACTCCGCGAGGCTTCTGCCACCCCGACTCCTGACTTGCCCGGCTACCCCATGCCGACAGCCCCTGCCAATCCAGCGGCGACCCGGTCGTTGTGGTCTGGTCTGGAGGACAATGTGCTGTCTGGCTGGGGACGGGTGGTGGCCGCCAGCCCCTCGTCAGCACGTTCGCACGCCGTTGCCGCGATGATCACCCAGGCTGAGGTCCTTGCCCATCTGGGCACCGGGGTGACGACGTGGCCCGGCTGGGTGTGA
- the rbfA gene encoding 30S ribosome-binding factor RbfA encodes MNTPNPRVAKLADQIRVVVAETLERRVKDPRLGFVTITDVRLTGDSRDATLFWTAMGSDKEIAGTAAALESAKGMLRSTVGKRLKLRYAPTLTFVRDATPETAKSIEDALARAAASDAEIARRSQGAMPAGEADPYRHRDEDEDE; translated from the coding sequence ATGAACACACCGAATCCACGTGTCGCCAAACTGGCCGATCAGATCCGAGTCGTGGTGGCCGAGACCCTTGAGCGCCGCGTCAAGGATCCCCGCCTGGGCTTCGTGACGATCACCGATGTGCGTCTGACCGGGGACTCCCGTGACGCCACCTTGTTCTGGACCGCGATGGGCAGTGACAAGGAGATCGCCGGGACGGCAGCGGCCCTCGAGTCAGCCAAAGGTATGTTGCGTTCCACCGTCGGCAAGAGACTCAAGCTGCGCTACGCCCCGACCCTGACCTTCGTGCGCGACGCCACCCCTGAGACCGCCAAGTCCATCGAGGACGCCCTGGCACGAGCTGCCGCATCTGACGCCGAGATCGCTCGCCGCTCCCAAGGTGCCATGCCTGCCGGTGAGGCTGACCCGTACCGTCACCGCGACGAGGACGAGGACGAGTGA
- a CDS encoding ABC transporter ATP-binding protein gives MVSSDTIELDEVVVRYRSGWQLGPVSATFPVGVSALVGPNGAGKTTMLAVLTGIKRPKAGTLRRDGQPVRRRREGSGYRAHIGYVPQECTWSPSWPVEDFLTFCARMYRVPSTQVRHRCQGVMSDLNVGQFAHQPIGTLSGGQKRRVFLAAALVHDPEVLILDEPTVGLDPGERISFRRHVVEQAASRVVVLSTHLMDDVALSADQVHLVDGGHITWSGTLPELMAAAGESDSQDHVSVAERGYLHLMQGRAESELPEGDR, from the coding sequence TTGGTGAGTTCTGACACGATTGAACTTGACGAGGTGGTCGTTCGATACCGGTCTGGGTGGCAACTGGGGCCGGTTTCGGCCACCTTTCCGGTGGGAGTGAGTGCCCTTGTCGGCCCCAATGGTGCGGGCAAGACGACGATGCTTGCTGTGCTCACCGGAATCAAACGACCGAAGGCCGGGACGCTACGTCGTGACGGGCAACCCGTGAGGAGACGACGGGAGGGCTCTGGATACCGGGCCCACATCGGGTACGTTCCGCAGGAATGCACCTGGTCACCGTCGTGGCCGGTCGAAGACTTTCTCACCTTCTGTGCGCGCATGTATCGAGTACCGTCCACGCAGGTCAGGCACAGGTGCCAAGGCGTCATGTCCGATCTGAACGTCGGTCAATTCGCCCACCAGCCCATCGGTACTCTGTCGGGTGGTCAAAAGCGTCGGGTCTTCCTCGCGGCGGCACTGGTTCACGACCCCGAGGTGCTCATTCTTGATGAGCCGACCGTGGGCCTGGATCCGGGGGAGCGGATCTCGTTTCGCCGCCACGTCGTCGAGCAGGCGGCCTCACGGGTCGTCGTTCTGTCCACCCATCTCATGGATGACGTCGCCCTGTCCGCAGACCAGGTGCATCTGGTCGATGGGGGACACATCACCTGGAGCGGCACGCTGCCCGAATTGATGGCTGCAGCAGGAGAATCTGATTCACAGGACCACGTGTCAGTGGCTGAGCGAGGCTACCTGCACCTGATGCAAGGTCGCGCAGAATCCGAGCTCCCTGAGGGGGACCGATGA